A stretch of Brachyspira suanatina DNA encodes these proteins:
- the hemW gene encoding radical SAM family heme chaperone HemW, with protein MSGLYIHIPFCTYKCSYCNFYSIVNMNNREIYKKYAESLISELKLRIQNYESYIETIYFGGGTPSVLGADLLKYLLDNILNIVHNKDLNTNLIKEITIESNINDINNEYIKFLENIPNIRLSLGIQTFNEKSLSVINRHTDKKDIINTLKLINKSSLENISLDFICGLHLNSENQIRDDILFSYDLLPKLKHFSLYYLELTESLQRKWKDLLPNEEESVIYYKKASDTLEGIGFKRYEVSNYSLYNYNSIHNSNYWLLKDYIGIGVSAVGCYNDNRYSNVKIIKDYFNFIDNNNLPIKENEYLDIDTRKKEFIFLSLRTVKGINIDRYNNYFNENFYDEYYHIINNNSKYFNISNNYLSIKKSYFDYVDEISILLL; from the coding sequence ATGTCAGGGCTTTATATACATATCCCTTTTTGCACATATAAATGCAGTTACTGCAATTTTTATTCTATTGTTAATATGAATAATAGAGAAATATATAAAAAATATGCAGAAAGCTTAATATCAGAATTAAAATTAAGAATACAAAATTATGAATCATATATAGAAACAATATATTTTGGAGGCGGGACTCCTTCTGTATTGGGTGCTGATTTATTAAAATATTTATTGGATAATATATTAAATATTGTTCATAATAAAGATTTAAATACAAATTTAATAAAAGAAATAACCATTGAATCAAATATAAATGATATAAATAATGAATATATTAAATTCTTAGAGAATATACCAAATATAAGACTTTCTTTAGGCATACAGACATTCAATGAAAAAAGTTTATCAGTTATAAATAGGCATACCGATAAAAAAGATATTATAAATACTCTTAAACTAATAAATAAATCCTCTTTAGAAAATATATCTCTTGATTTTATATGCGGACTTCATTTAAATAGTGAAAATCAAATAAGAGATGATATATTGTTTTCTTATGATTTGCTTCCTAAACTTAAGCATTTTTCTCTTTATTATTTGGAATTGACTGAATCACTTCAAAGAAAATGGAAAGATCTGCTTCCTAATGAAGAAGAATCTGTAATATATTATAAAAAAGCCTCTGATACATTGGAAGGGATTGGATTTAAAAGGTATGAAGTTTCAAATTATTCTCTTTACAATTACAATTCCATACATAACAGTAATTATTGGCTTTTGAAAGATTATATTGGAATAGGAGTATCTGCTGTAGGATGCTATAATGATAATAGATACAGTAATGTTAAAATCATTAAAGATTATTTTAATTTTATTGATAATAATAATCTTCCTATAAAAGAAAATGAATACTTAGATATAGATACTAGAAAAAAAGAATTTATATTCCTTTCACTAAGAACAGTAAAAGGAATAAATATTGATAGATACAATAACTACTTTAATGAAAATTTTTATGACGAGTATTATCATATTATAAATAATAATAGTAAATATTTTAATATATCTAATAATTATTTATCTATAAAAAAGTCCTATTTTGATTATGTTGATGAGATTAGTATATTATTACTTTGA
- a CDS encoding DUF368 domain-containing protein — protein sequence MKILGNYIYTIIKGFIIGASMLVPGFSGGTMAMILGIYDKLIASLSGILTFSKNENYFIKNKLNFLFLIFFCVGSVFGMVIISKPLSNLIEKYYTVSSFFFMGAALGGFNTVYNKTKSYKFDFLSIIYILLGAAIVYLISIIPEGFFSSTGDRSEMFMYFILIVAGLIVAIAMILPGISVSYMFLLLGIYQETIDAVHDLYIPYLAPLAIGSILGVVLTTKILEYWMEHYVKSSYLIISGFVLGSIIQVFPGLPKGIEWALCPIMFLAAYFLIRLLQRFDPDNR from the coding sequence ATGAAAATTTTAGGCAATTATATTTACACTATAATAAAAGGTTTTATCATAGGAGCTTCAATGCTTGTACCGGGCTTCAGCGGCGGAACTATGGCTATGATACTTGGTATATATGATAAATTAATTGCTTCTTTAAGCGGTATTTTAACATTCTCAAAAAATGAAAACTATTTTATAAAAAACAAACTTAACTTTTTATTTTTGATATTTTTTTGTGTAGGCTCTGTTTTTGGTATGGTAATAATTTCAAAGCCATTATCAAATTTGATAGAAAAATATTATACAGTTTCTTCTTTCTTTTTTATGGGAGCGGCACTTGGCGGATTTAATACAGTTTATAATAAAACTAAATCTTATAAATTCGATTTTTTAAGTATTATATATATTCTTTTGGGAGCAGCAATAGTATATTTAATATCCATAATACCTGAAGGATTTTTCAGCAGTACAGGAGACAGAAGCGAAATGTTTATGTATTTTATACTTATAGTGGCAGGATTGATTGTCGCAATTGCTATGATACTTCCTGGTATAAGTGTGTCATACATGTTTTTACTTTTAGGTATTTATCAGGAAACCATTGATGCCGTACATGATTTATATATTCCATATTTAGCACCTTTAGCTATAGGATCTATTTTAGGAGTTGTTCTTACTACAAAAATTTTGGAATATTGGATGGAGCATTATGTGAAATCATCTTATTTGATAATATCAGGTTTTGTATTAGGATCTATTATACAGGTTTTTCCGGGACTTCCAAAAGGCATAGAATGGGCTTTATGTCCTATAATGTTTTTAGCAGCTTATTTCCTTATAAGGCTTTTACAGAGATTCGATCCTGACAATAGATAA
- a CDS encoding PD-(D/E)XK nuclease family protein: protein MENIEMLNILNVFLKEKNNIINHLKEERKKRIPKFNIIEVCSGNEVDNSKLLAEMLKIDFIIDNKEINLAKDFSNYIIKEKLKHNDISINNDINVDTEVMTKYGRRIDLLIYNDDFEIIIENKINANELENQLEDYYNDRLENNYVNENKLFIVFLSKYGQKSHSLSDELKSKLEENNRICYLSHNDISDFIDNIFVEYPFLKDDKYISVYSALIQMRDNERNISNNKIQENNMEKNTVIEKFFSENGIYESLNKIDDIEECSKLFSDSAYLIKSRKIQLSPIKEQIEIINNTIKYLKDNGLQNENCRYLDEEIFKGNIINNKDANSTPIIININNNLTIKLFISKKTCYLTIFSNSSNIINKLNEITMKEEIIKIFGKYELREGKNDPEPDDYLYVYYFLIGQNDDYKEIGSIIINLYNYLKDQSF from the coding sequence TTGGAAAATATAGAAATGTTAAATATACTTAATGTATTTTTAAAAGAAAAAAATAATATAATTAATCATTTAAAAGAAGAAAGAAAAAAAAGAATACCTAAATTTAATATTATAGAAGTATGTTCTGGCAATGAAGTTGATAACAGTAAATTGTTGGCTGAGATGCTTAAAATTGATTTTATTATTGATAATAAAGAAATTAATTTAGCAAAAGATTTTTCTAATTATATTATTAAAGAGAAATTAAAACATAATGATATTAGTATAAATAATGATATTAATGTTGATACTGAAGTAATGACAAAATACGGAAGAAGAATTGACTTACTAATATATAATGATGATTTTGAAATTATCATAGAAAATAAAATTAATGCAAATGAATTAGAAAATCAATTAGAAGATTATTATAATGACAGACTTGAAAACAATTATGTAAATGAAAATAAATTATTTATTGTATTTTTAAGTAAATATGGTCAAAAGTCACATTCATTGAGTGATGAATTAAAATCTAAATTAGAAGAAAACAATAGGATTTGTTATTTATCTCATAATGATATATCTGATTTTATAGATAACATTTTTGTTGAATATCCATTTTTGAAAGATGATAAATATATATCAGTTTATTCTGCTTTAATTCAAATGAGAGATAATGAAAGAAATATAAGCAATAATAAAATACAGGAGAATAATATGGAAAAAAATACTGTAATAGAAAAATTTTTTAGTGAAAATGGAATTTATGAATCATTAAATAAAATAGATGATATTGAAGAGTGCTCAAAATTATTTTCAGATTCTGCTTATTTAATTAAATCAAGAAAAATACAATTAAGCCCTATAAAAGAGCAGATAGAAATTATCAATAATACTATTAAATATTTAAAAGATAATGGCTTGCAAAATGAAAACTGCAGATATTTAGATGAGGAAATATTTAAAGGAAATATTATAAATAACAAAGATGCAAATTCAACTCCTATTATTATCAATATAAATAATAATCTTACAATTAAATTATTTATAAGTAAAAAAACATGCTATCTTACTATATTTTCAAATAGCAGCAATATTATAAATAAATTGAATGAAATAACAATGAAAGAGGAAATAATAAAAATATTTGGTAAATATGAACTTAGAGAAGGAAAAAATGATCCTGAACCAGATGATTATTTATATGTTTATTATTTTCTAATAGGACAAAATGATGATTATAAAGAAATAGGCAGTATTATAATAAATCTTTATAATTATTTGAAAGATCAAAGTTTTTAA
- a CDS encoding PIN domain-containing protein, with translation MIKDFLNSINIINLDNYIKNETILIKKEISIKLPDTIILATAKINNLILLTQDEGILKYNGYKNIDIRKCF, from the coding sequence ATAATAAAAGATTTTCTTAACAGTATTAATATTATAAATTTAGATAACTATATTAAAAATGAAACTATTTTAATAAAAAAAGAAATTTCTATAAAACTTCCAGATACAATTATATTAGCTACTGCAAAAATAAATAATTTAATTTTATTAACACAAGATGAAGGAATATTAAAATATAATGGGTATAAAAATATAGATATAAGAAAATGTTTCTAG
- a CDS encoding ankyrin repeat domain-containing protein → MKKSNKNNKKNNNKNTKNTKKISTRENTKNNLFIILFAIFVLFAVFIYNYYNKRINSVSNINEVDSQGLTIVMKALLNENNQLNINDIKRLIRDNRKNIDYRIRDAESKTLLMYAVFNGDTEIIKDIAKYGNQLDEIDNNGRTALHWAVYYNKYDAVVTLIELGAKDYIKDDYSLTPIDIAQYEGYEDIYQYLSNL, encoded by the coding sequence ATGAAAAAGTCTAATAAGAATAATAAAAAAAATAATAACAAAAATACTAAAAATACTAAAAAGATTTCTACTAGAGAAAATACTAAAAATAATTTGTTTATTATTTTATTTGCCATATTTGTTTTATTTGCTGTATTTATATATAATTATTATAATAAAAGAATTAATTCAGTATCAAATATAAATGAAGTTGATTCTCAAGGGCTTACAATAGTGATGAAGGCATTACTTAATGAGAATAATCAATTAAATATTAATGATATAAAAAGGCTTATAAGAGATAATAGAAAAAATATAGATTATAGAATTAGAGATGCTGAAAGTAAAACTCTTTTAATGTATGCTGTATTTAATGGAGATACTGAAATAATAAAAGATATAGCTAAATACGGCAATCAATTAGATGAAATAGATAATAATGGAAGAACGGCATTGCATTGGGCAGTTTATTATAATAAATATGATGCTGTTGTTACTTTAATAGAACTTGGGGCAAAAGATTATATAAAAGATGATTATTCCCTTACTCCTATAGATATAGCACAATATGAGGGCTATGAGGATATATATCAATATTTATCAAATTTATAA
- a CDS encoding Trp family transcriptional regulator: MELLAHILATENNEEFIKKLLTELFTKDEQDMIQQRLRIVTLLRKKMPQYEIAKHLNASLCSITRGAKELKKEDSALAIIVDKYLINDKNFQESLNKSK, translated from the coding sequence ATGGAACTATTAGCACATATTCTAGCAACTGAAAACAATGAAGAATTCATTAAGAAGCTTCTCACAGAACTCTTCACAAAAGATGAACAAGACATGATACAGCAAAGATTAAGGATAGTCACCTTATTAAGAAAGAAAATGCCTCAATATGAAATAGCCAAACATTTAAATGCAAGTCTTTGTTCAATAACAAGAGGAGCAAAGGAATTAAAAAAAGAAGACAGTGCTTTAGCAATAATAGTCGATAAATATCTTATAAACGATAAAAACTTTCAAGAATCATTAAATAAATCAAAGTAA
- the dnaN gene encoding DNA polymerase III subunit beta encodes MRFRCLKKDIVKSIGVTENVVEGKVIYNIESNVLFHLAGNMLTLTATDGSVWARSRIILDDCEGEGAVAVYAKKISSILKEMPDGLITINVEENEKINIESENGKTKHLIIGMKTDDFPAYPESDGDISYIMLPTKELVTMINKTISSIAKEPFKPALRGICFEKTDSKFLAVATDGRRMAVIEREFEGVENGSFSIIIEPKVLNEILVTANYDEVEQVKMGVDGQQVYFQVGKYDFVSSLIEGKYPNFRQVIPKEFAYSFRVNKNDLLDAIRRIVPMINDVRSKRMILTVSEESLKVKGINQEMGESLEEIDIKYSGEEHSVAYNYTYIQDVIKQIDSEIVTFMVNKDSSPTMVKEIEREDYYYIIMPMSIGEE; translated from the coding sequence ATGAGATTTAGATGTTTAAAAAAAGATATAGTAAAATCTATTGGTGTTACTGAAAATGTTGTTGAAGGTAAAGTAATTTATAATATAGAAAGCAATGTGCTTTTTCATCTAGCAGGCAATATGCTTACATTAACTGCTACTGACGGTTCTGTTTGGGCTAGAAGCAGAATAATACTTGATGACTGCGAAGGGGAAGGAGCGGTTGCTGTATATGCCAAAAAAATAAGCTCTATATTAAAAGAGATGCCGGACGGACTTATTACTATAAATGTTGAAGAAAATGAAAAAATAAACATAGAATCTGAAAATGGAAAAACTAAACACTTAATCATAGGTATGAAAACAGATGATTTCCCTGCTTATCCTGAAAGCGACGGAGATATTAGTTATATAATGCTTCCTACAAAAGAATTAGTTACTATGATTAATAAGACTATATCATCAATAGCTAAAGAACCTTTTAAACCTGCTTTAAGAGGTATATGCTTTGAGAAAACTGATTCTAAATTTCTTGCTGTTGCTACTGACGGAAGAAGAATGGCTGTAATTGAAAGAGAATTTGAAGGTGTAGAAAATGGTTCTTTCTCAATAATCATAGAGCCTAAGGTTTTAAATGAGATACTTGTAACTGCAAATTATGATGAAGTAGAACAAGTTAAAATGGGAGTAGACGGACAGCAAGTTTATTTCCAAGTTGGTAAATATGATTTCGTATCAAGCCTTATAGAAGGAAAATATCCTAATTTCAGGCAGGTTATACCAAAAGAGTTTGCTTATAGTTTCAGAGTAAATAAGAATGATCTTCTTGATGCTATAAGACGTATTGTTCCTATGATTAATGATGTTCGTTCAAAGAGAATGATATTAACAGTTTCAGAAGAATCTCTTAAAGTAAAAGGTATAAACCAAGAGATGGGAGAATCTTTAGAAGAGATTGACATAAAATATTCAGGCGAAGAACATTCAGTTGCTTATAATTATACTTATATTCAAGATGTTATAAAACAAATTGATTCTGAAATAGTTACTTTTATGGTTAATAAAGACTCTAGCCCTACTATGGTAAAAGAGATAGAAAGAGAAGATTATTATTATATCATCATGCCTATGAGTATAGGTGAGGAGTAA